A window of Solanum stenotomum isolate F172 chromosome 9, ASM1918654v1, whole genome shotgun sequence genomic DNA:
TCCTTTGCCGCGTCTCATGAGATCAATTGAGTAAAAAGAAACGCAAACATAAATGTTGATTTGTGAGGGACTAAAGTGTCATTTGGTTGCTGgttagaaaagtgtatataagTTCTCGTTCATATTTGATACACCCGCTCATTTGTCAGCACTATTAACAATGGTggagccagaattttcaataaagaaatttaaaatttgaagaaatagatacaaaaagattcgacatctattatatatataaaaaaaattgttttaatcatataaaaataatataatttttcgtcGAAGAAATTGAGATAAACCCTAAAGATATGATGACTCCGCCACGGACTATTAGTAAgcttactctttttttttaaacccacttcatataAGTTCACTCATATCTGATCGACCAGCTCATTTGTCAGCTTTTTATCAAACCCATTTACTAGAAGTCTTGTCTCATAAACACCGCTAGCATTTAATAAAATCACATCATATAtgttaaaacaaataaagtagaacaaaaaaaaCGAGAGAAAATTTCAACGGTCAGTAAAATTTCTTGATACCACAtctatatactccctccgtccctatttacttgtccatatttccttttttagttgtccctatttagttgtccattttgacaaatcaagaaaggacaacaatttttttcctattatacccttatttacacttcttgaaaattgtaaaagtgtatgttgtttccctccaatttatttcactttaattcaaataagtggttataattttgaagtgaaaagttgtcataagggtaaaattgtaacttcactgtgctaatcattgttgtcttaatctgtgtgtcatttctaaagtggacaactaaaaagggacggagggagtataagttaaatatgacttttaacttggcattaatcaaatattttcaccctttaatttttataagtgagtatttaaatttgtataaaagNcccccccccccccccccccccaaaacaAACATAGTCAGATACAAAGAGAGAAAAATGTGtttgataatatatatttgtgtttgataatatatataagttCACTCATATCTGATCGACCAGCTCATTTGTCAGCTTTTTATCAAACCCATTTACTAGAAGTCTTGTCTCCGTCATTGATGAACACCGCTAgcatttcataaaatcacatCATATAtgttaaaacaaataaagtagaacaaaaacAACGAAGAGAAAATTTCAACGGTCAGTAAAATTTCTTGATACCACAtctatatataagttaaatatgACTTTTAACTTGGCATTAATTAAATATTCGCATCCTCTAATTTTTATAAGTGagcatttaaatttgtataaaattagaCAAGTAAATATATATGTCCTCTGAAGCATTTTACATGACAATTTACGCTCTACTTAATATAAACACGATGTTATTATGCCACATAAAATACATGTGTCTATTTATACACACCACCAAAAATTGATCCTTTACTCACTTGATACCACATCTATATAAGTGCACATGCCAatcatatcaatataattttaagaGAAATATAAACAAATACTCCCTTCCCCCCCAACAAACATAGTGAGATACAAAGAGAGAAAAATGTGtttgataatatatatttgtgattCAGAAGAGAAAGAGCTTGGAAGACAAGCAGCATCAGGagcttgtccttcttgtggtgGCAAAGTTCAAGCTGTTGATGTTGAGAGTCGTTCAAAATTCTGTTTTCTTCCTCTTTGCTTTATTATTAAGAGGAAATATCAATGTACTCTTTGTTCTAGGCGTTTAGTCTTGTATTCTTCTTGAACAAAAATTGAAGGTGTGTGTATGTTATTGTCGATGATGTTCGACCAAGTACAGAGTCGTATAATCAATCTCAACTTATTTGGGATTGAGGCGTGTCTGTTATTGTTGATGATGTTCGAGCTAGCTTTTGTGTACTTGGACTCGAGCTAGTACAGAATCGTATAATCAATCTCAACTTATTTGAGATTAAGGCGTATCTGttattgttgatgttcgagCTAGCTTTTGTGTACTTGGACGACTTATTTGTCCGGTACAATTGTTCTCTCCTTCTCTCATATTCCTcccattttttaattatgttcTTTTATGATGCCAATGATTGGCCGAGACGGGCTAGTGAGGATTCATAGAGCGGACATCAATTTGCATTGGAATTGAGACAAAGTTACTTTTGATGATGTTTGGATTAGTTTGCAAGTACAAGGTATTTATTTGCATTCCACCAATATCAATGTTTGGAAAAATTTCTACATTCGTGCTAAGATTTGAACTGTCATCTCTTATGGCTTCAATCGATCCCATTGATTGCTAGGCGGCAACATGAATACTTTTTTTACTCTTTGAGATTATTATGATTTTGTAAATATAGAGGGGgttttttttggagggggttCTTTGCAAACCTTCAATTGTAATTTCAAGATGTTTAGTCAATGgaatattcttgaatttttttattgatgacattgTAATTTCTAAAAATCCCATTGATATATCATGATTGAGAAATTTATTGTACTCACTAATCCATATTGTTCAAtcgccaaaaaaaaaaagttctaaaagtatcatttgtatttatttccttattataattactatcttatattactatatatataataagtggaatatctactacttagcacatggtaaacattcaaaatcacaataaatacatatttttacgcaatatttttactttggacaaaaatatccttcgaatgtgcaatttcttaaaaacaaaaagtcggacccattattgatgtattgaaggatgctttggtaattttctatgatgaattcgttttgtttgtttcttttaaatttattttactatactaataattgtataaaatattatgaatcacgataattaattacttaaatatttaaaagatataaaatatataaaagatctgattgactcttcaaattttatcggtgacacataaattgagacaaatgaaataatataatattatttgaaaatctcttagaaagtactataaattacagtaattaacagttagaaatattttaaagacaaaaaaaaattaattgaatctcaaattttttaagtactacataaattgagaaagaagaaatgacctctattatttgaaaatgacgtaaaagtattacaaatcatataataagaattaacaatttaaaattttaaaagactttaatgttttatacttattctattttcactttggacaaaaatatcctcccaatatgcatatttttttaaacaaaaagtgggacccattattgatgtattgaaggatgatttggtaatttcctatgatgtattcattttgtttgttgtttaattttttaaaaataattgtataaaatattataaatcacaataattatttacttaa
This region includes:
- the LOC125876459 gene encoding uncharacterized protein LOC125876459, with translation MCLIIYICDSEEKELGRQAASGACPSCGGKVQAVDVESRSKFCFLPLCFIIKRKYQCTLCSRRLVLYSS